In Pyrus communis chromosome 1, drPyrComm1.1, whole genome shotgun sequence, the following are encoded in one genomic region:
- the LOC137738097 gene encoding uncharacterized protein isoform X1, translated as MATSSKFDLSSGSPDRPLYTSGQRGSHIATALDRSGSFRESMENPILSSLPNMSRSTSAITQGDVTNFFQCLRFDPKLVAAEHKSSRQGDLKRLVSVALSISPDESPSASVKGKLLPSPIPEEIKRVKAGLRESSIKARERVKTFNEALSAFNKVFPSVPSKKRSRTEGFSSERSSSVLSSDRSVLGTNMGKIGIQSHTVTGGFELEQQKSEERTKNSIPNKRTRTSLVDMRMDVRSTSLVRPSVIVDRDREMLRLASSGAVQGEDRNLSNSVDGWEKSKMKKKRSGIKPDASPSMVSSKPIDGYRETKQGMQQRPVNDVRSRSNNDSHGFRPGVTNGAVGVGKSDGILQPTGLGFRSSIPKTEPDNPSLITDKRDRPIGTDKERANHRAVNKASVRDDFNSASPTSSTKMNASVRAPRSGSGVAPKLSPVVNRANVPNDWEISHCTNKPPTAVGANNRKRMSSARSSSPPVAQWAGQRPQKISRTARRSNFVPIVSSNEETTPMDSPCDVTGSDIGLGFTKRLPGSSTQQVKLKADPLSSAALSESEESGAAEIKSRDKGKKTDEIDEKVGQNVQKVSTVVLPSRKNKLVTGEDLGDGVRRQGRTGRGFGSTRALMPMMVEKVGNVGTAKQLRSSRLGFDKSESKAGRPPTRRLSDRKPYTRQKHTAINAAADFVVGSGDGHEELLAAANAVVNSAHCFSSEFWTQMEPYFSLLSDADIAFLKQQGNIESYVTTPAQVPSSVDGSTTVANAHERVECEPRRGDFCPEQFVPGTGDHAAIPLCQTLLAALIAEEDSSSVNEDLTFDSYGVDFNLGAEVESNGLDYQSQDNIQFAGHTAFNGYRITGRPGYDEPEGVVGIPSKAINSDFGHSRNGFLSDPAVMPGLSCSEFQYGNMSFDEKLLLEVQSVGIFPELEPDMTQTEDEGIDEEIRKLEEKHREQISKKKGLLDRLMRSASIAEEFREKELEQRALDKLVGMAYEKYMNSWGPNATGGKSSSNKMAKQASLAFVKRTLDRCREFEKTGKSCFSEPLYRDILLSGTGQAEAIAEGGNASRVSASMGSQPSHSQFSQNADNLSVISSDVLQPLNNLSEQNAGIEETWSNRVKKRELSLDAVGNNIGTANAASGMGGSLTSSAKGKRSERDRDGKGHNREVQSRNGTTKSGRPAVSNVKGERKSKTKPKQKTQLSISVNGLLGKPSGQPKPALPSGSKSGEMTTSNNAKDKDEFSMDVMEDPIDLSHLQLPGMDVLGGPDDIDGQGQDLGSWLNIDDDNLQDHDFMGLEIPMDDLSDLNMMV; from the exons TGCAATAACACAAGGAGATGTAACGAACTTCTTCCAGTGTTTGCGCTTTGATCCAAAGTTGGTTGCTGCAGAGCACAAGTCTAGCCGACAAGGGGACTTGAAAAGACTTGTGAGCGTCGCTCTTAGCATTTCACCTGATGAATCTCCATCTGCTTCAGTAAAAGGAAAGTTGCTACCATCTCCTATTCCGGAGGAAATAAAACGAGTTAAGGCTGGTCTGCGTGAAAGCTCTATTAAGGCCAG GGAACGTGTAAAAACTTTCAATGAAGCCTTATCTGCGTTCAACAAGGTTTTCCCAAGCGTACCATCTAAGAAGAGATCAAGAACAGAAGGCTTTTCTAGTGAACGTTCTAGTTCAGTGTTATCGAGTGATCGGTCAGTCCTGGGGACAAATATGGGCAAGATTGGTATTCAGAGTCATACTGTCACAGGTGGTTTCGAACTTGAGCAGCAAAAGTCTGAAGAAAGGACTAAGAACTCTATCCCGAACAAACGCACTCGTACTTCTTTGGTGGATATGAGG ATGGATGTGCGGAGTACTTCTCTTGTGCGGCCATCTGTGATTGTAGACAGGGATAGGGAAATGCTGAGGCTTGCAAGTAGTGGTGCAGTTCAGGGAGAggatcgaaatttatctaatAGTGTTGATGGCTGGGAAAAgtcaaaaatgaagaagaagcgtTCCGGGATAAAGCCAGATGCTTCTCCAAGTATGGTATCCAGTAAACCAATTGATGGCTACCGTGAAACTAAACAAGGAATGCAGCAGAGGCCTGTGAATGATGTGCGTTCAAGGTCAAATAATGACTCCCATGGGTTTAG GCCAGGAGTCACTAATGGAGCTGTTGGAGTCGGAAAGTCAGACGGAATCTTGCAACCAACTGGCTTGGGCTTTCGTTCATCCATCCCTAAGACTGAACCAGACAACCCTTCCCTTATCACTGATAAGAGAGATCGCCCTATTGGTACAGATAAGGAAAGGGCGAACCACAGAGCTGTTAATAA GGCAAGTGTCCGTGATGATTTCAATTCAGCGAGTCCTACCTCAAGCACAAAGATGAATGCTTCTGTTCGGGCTCCACGATCAGGCTCAGGTGTGGCACCCAAGTTGTCCCCAGTTGTTAATCGAGCAAATGTTCCTAATGATTGGGAAATTTCTCATTGTACGAACAAGCCCCCTACTGCCGTCGGAGCTAACAATCGCAAACGCATGTCATCAGCACGATCTTCATCTCCACCTGTTGCTCAATGGGCTGGCCAGAGACCACAAAAGATCTCCCGTACTGCAAGGCGATCAAATTTTGTTCCTATTGTTTCAAGTAATGAGGAAACCACTCCTATGGATAGTCCATGTGATGTTACTGGTAGTGACATTGGGCTGGGATTTACCAAACGCCTGCCTGGAAGTTCTACTCAGCAGGTTAAGTTAAAAGCTGATCCTTTGTCTTCTGCTGCACTATCCGAAAGCGAGGAGTCGGGAGCTGCCGAGATTAAATCCAGAGATAAAGGCAAAAAGACTGATGAGATAGATGAGAAAGTTGGACAGAATGTTCAAAAGGTGTCCACTGTGGTCTTGCCATCAAGAAAGAATAAGCTGGTTACTGGGGAAGACCTTGGAGATGGTGTTCGGAGGCAAGGGAGGACAGGGCGAGGTTTTGGTTCCACAAGGGCTCTCATGCCAATGATGGTTGAGAAGGTTGGAAATGTTGGAACAGCAAAACAGCTAAGAAGTTCCAGACTTGGTTTTGACAAGAGTGAAAG CAAGGCAGGCCGACCGCCAACTAGGAGACTCTCTGATCGAAAGCCCTATACACGTCAAAAGCACACAGCAATCAATGCAGCAGCAGATTTTGTCG TTGGATCAGGTGATGGACATGAAGAGCTTTTGGCTGCCGCAAATGCTGTAGTTAATTCTG CTCATTGCTTCTCCAGTGAATTCTGGACGCAAATGGAGCCATATTTTAGTTTGCTATCTGATGCCGACATAGCTTTCCTGAAGCAACAG GGCAACATTGAATCTTATGTGACAACTCCAGCTCAAGTTCCTTCTAGTGTAGATGGTAGCACTACTGTTGCTAATGCGCATGAAAGAGTTGAATGTGAACCAAGGAGAGGTGACTTTTGTCCAGAACAATTTGTGCCAGGAACTGGAGATCATGCTGCAATTCCCCTCTGCCAGACACTCTTAGCAGCGTTGATTGCAGAGGAGGATTCTAGCAGTGTAAATGAAGACCTTACATTTGATTCATATGGAGTTGATTTCAATCTGGGTGCAGAGGTGGAATCCAATGGTTTGGATTATCAATCACAAGATAACATTCAGTTTGCTGGGCATACTGCTTTTAATGGTTATAGGATTACTGGGAGACCAGGATATGATGAGCCAGAAGGTGTAGTGGGCATCCCAAGCAAAGCAATCAATTCGGACTTTGGTCATTCGCGAAATGGTTTCCTTTCAGACCCAGCAGTGATGCCTGGACTTTCCTGTTCAGAATTTCAGTATGGTAACATGTCGTTTGATGAAAAACTTCTCTTGGAGGTTCAAAGTGTTGGAATTTTTCCAGAACTAGAG CCTGATATGACACAGACGGAGGATGAAGGAATTGATGAGGAAATCAGGAAACTAGAGGAGAAGCACCGTGAACAG ATCTCCAAGAAGAAAGGTTTGCTGGATAGACTGATGAGGTCTGCCTCCATAGCAGAAGAATTCCGAGAAAA GGAGCTTGAACAGCGTGCCCTTGACAAACTTGTTGGAATGGCTTACGAAAAGTATATG AATTCTTGGGGTCCTAATGCTACTGGTGGGAAAAGCTCCAGTAATAAAATGGCCAAGCAAGCTTCCTTAGCATTTGTTAAGCGGACATTAGACCGATGTCGTGAATttgaaaagacagggaaaagcTGTTTCAGTGAACCCTTATATAGGGATATACTTCTTTCTGGCACGGGACAAGCAGAGGCTATTGCAGAGGGTGGTAATGCCTCCAGAGTTTCCG CTTCCATGGGTTCCCAGCCAAGCCATTCACAGTTTAGTCAGAATGCGGATAATCTTAGTGTCATCTCTTCAGATGTGCTTCAACCTTTAAATAACTTAAGTGAACAAAATGCTGGTATAGAAGAGACGTGGTCCAACAGGGTCAAGAAGAGGGAATTATCACTTGATGCCGTAGGGAATAATATTGGAACTGCAAATGCTGCATCGGGTATGGGAGGTTCTTTAACGAGCAGTGCAAAAGGAAAGAGGAGTGAGAGGGATAGAGACGGAAAAGGGCACAACAGAGAGGTGCAGTCTAGAAATGGAACTACAAAAAGTGGTCGGCCAGCGGTATCTAATGTCAAGGGGGAAAGAAAGTCAAAGACGAAGCCTAAGCAGAAAACTCAACTATCTATTTCAGTGAATGGCCTCCTTGGCAAGCCATCAGGGCAACCTAAACCAGCATTGCCATCTGGATCAAAGTCAGGTGAAATGACTACCAGTAACAATGCCAAGGATAAGGATGAGTTTTCCATGGATGTAATGGAGGACCCCATTGACCTGTCTCACCTGCAATTACCGGGAATGGATGTATTAGGTGGCCCTGACGATATTGATGGCCAAGGACAGGATTTGGGTTCGTGGTTGAATATCGATGATGACAATTTACAAGATCATGATTTTATGGGTCTTGAAATTCCAATGGACGACCTCTCAGACTTAAATATGATGGTTTGA
- the LOC137738097 gene encoding uncharacterized protein isoform X2 — protein sequence MATSSKFDLSSGSPDRPLYTSGQRGSHIATALDRSGSFRESMENPILSSLPNMSRSTSAITQGDVTNFFQCLRFDPKLVAAEHKSSRQGDLKRLVSVALSISPDESPSASVKGKLLPSPIPEEIKRVKAGLRESSIKARERVKTFNEALSAFNKVFPSVPSKKRSRTEGFSSERSSSVLSSDRSVLGTNMGKIGIQSHTVTGGFELEQQKSEERTKNSIPNKRTRTSLVDMRMDVRSTSLVRPSVIVDRDREMLRLASSGAVQGEDRNLSNSVDGWEKSKMKKKRSGIKPDASPSMVSSKPIDGYRETKQGMQQRPVNDVRSRSNNDSHGFRPGVTNGAVGVGKSDGILQPTGLGFRSSIPKTEPDNPSLITDKRDRPIGTDKERANHRAVNKASVRDDFNSASPTSSTKMNASVRAPRSGSGVAPKLSPVVNRANVPNDWEISHCTNKPPTAVGANNRKRMSSARSSSPPVAQWAGQRPQKISRTARRSNFVPIVSSNEETTPMDSPCDVTGSDIGLGFTKRLPGSSTQQVKLKADPLSSAALSESEESGAAEIKSRDKGKKTDEIDEKVGQNVQKVSTVVLPSRKNKLVTGEDLGDGVRRQGRTGRGFGSTRALMPMMVEKVGNVGTAKQLRSSRLGFDKSESKAGRPPTRRLSDRKPYTRQKHTAINAAADFVGDGHEELLAAANAVVNSAHCFSSEFWTQMEPYFSLLSDADIAFLKQQGNIESYVTTPAQVPSSVDGSTTVANAHERVECEPRRGDFCPEQFVPGTGDHAAIPLCQTLLAALIAEEDSSSVNEDLTFDSYGVDFNLGAEVESNGLDYQSQDNIQFAGHTAFNGYRITGRPGYDEPEGVVGIPSKAINSDFGHSRNGFLSDPAVMPGLSCSEFQYGNMSFDEKLLLEVQSVGIFPELEPDMTQTEDEGIDEEIRKLEEKHREQISKKKGLLDRLMRSASIAEEFREKELEQRALDKLVGMAYEKYMNSWGPNATGGKSSSNKMAKQASLAFVKRTLDRCREFEKTGKSCFSEPLYRDILLSGTGQAEAIAEGGNASRVSASMGSQPSHSQFSQNADNLSVISSDVLQPLNNLSEQNAGIEETWSNRVKKRELSLDAVGNNIGTANAASGMGGSLTSSAKGKRSERDRDGKGHNREVQSRNGTTKSGRPAVSNVKGERKSKTKPKQKTQLSISVNGLLGKPSGQPKPALPSGSKSGEMTTSNNAKDKDEFSMDVMEDPIDLSHLQLPGMDVLGGPDDIDGQGQDLGSWLNIDDDNLQDHDFMGLEIPMDDLSDLNMMV from the exons TGCAATAACACAAGGAGATGTAACGAACTTCTTCCAGTGTTTGCGCTTTGATCCAAAGTTGGTTGCTGCAGAGCACAAGTCTAGCCGACAAGGGGACTTGAAAAGACTTGTGAGCGTCGCTCTTAGCATTTCACCTGATGAATCTCCATCTGCTTCAGTAAAAGGAAAGTTGCTACCATCTCCTATTCCGGAGGAAATAAAACGAGTTAAGGCTGGTCTGCGTGAAAGCTCTATTAAGGCCAG GGAACGTGTAAAAACTTTCAATGAAGCCTTATCTGCGTTCAACAAGGTTTTCCCAAGCGTACCATCTAAGAAGAGATCAAGAACAGAAGGCTTTTCTAGTGAACGTTCTAGTTCAGTGTTATCGAGTGATCGGTCAGTCCTGGGGACAAATATGGGCAAGATTGGTATTCAGAGTCATACTGTCACAGGTGGTTTCGAACTTGAGCAGCAAAAGTCTGAAGAAAGGACTAAGAACTCTATCCCGAACAAACGCACTCGTACTTCTTTGGTGGATATGAGG ATGGATGTGCGGAGTACTTCTCTTGTGCGGCCATCTGTGATTGTAGACAGGGATAGGGAAATGCTGAGGCTTGCAAGTAGTGGTGCAGTTCAGGGAGAggatcgaaatttatctaatAGTGTTGATGGCTGGGAAAAgtcaaaaatgaagaagaagcgtTCCGGGATAAAGCCAGATGCTTCTCCAAGTATGGTATCCAGTAAACCAATTGATGGCTACCGTGAAACTAAACAAGGAATGCAGCAGAGGCCTGTGAATGATGTGCGTTCAAGGTCAAATAATGACTCCCATGGGTTTAG GCCAGGAGTCACTAATGGAGCTGTTGGAGTCGGAAAGTCAGACGGAATCTTGCAACCAACTGGCTTGGGCTTTCGTTCATCCATCCCTAAGACTGAACCAGACAACCCTTCCCTTATCACTGATAAGAGAGATCGCCCTATTGGTACAGATAAGGAAAGGGCGAACCACAGAGCTGTTAATAA GGCAAGTGTCCGTGATGATTTCAATTCAGCGAGTCCTACCTCAAGCACAAAGATGAATGCTTCTGTTCGGGCTCCACGATCAGGCTCAGGTGTGGCACCCAAGTTGTCCCCAGTTGTTAATCGAGCAAATGTTCCTAATGATTGGGAAATTTCTCATTGTACGAACAAGCCCCCTACTGCCGTCGGAGCTAACAATCGCAAACGCATGTCATCAGCACGATCTTCATCTCCACCTGTTGCTCAATGGGCTGGCCAGAGACCACAAAAGATCTCCCGTACTGCAAGGCGATCAAATTTTGTTCCTATTGTTTCAAGTAATGAGGAAACCACTCCTATGGATAGTCCATGTGATGTTACTGGTAGTGACATTGGGCTGGGATTTACCAAACGCCTGCCTGGAAGTTCTACTCAGCAGGTTAAGTTAAAAGCTGATCCTTTGTCTTCTGCTGCACTATCCGAAAGCGAGGAGTCGGGAGCTGCCGAGATTAAATCCAGAGATAAAGGCAAAAAGACTGATGAGATAGATGAGAAAGTTGGACAGAATGTTCAAAAGGTGTCCACTGTGGTCTTGCCATCAAGAAAGAATAAGCTGGTTACTGGGGAAGACCTTGGAGATGGTGTTCGGAGGCAAGGGAGGACAGGGCGAGGTTTTGGTTCCACAAGGGCTCTCATGCCAATGATGGTTGAGAAGGTTGGAAATGTTGGAACAGCAAAACAGCTAAGAAGTTCCAGACTTGGTTTTGACAAGAGTGAAAG CAAGGCAGGCCGACCGCCAACTAGGAGACTCTCTGATCGAAAGCCCTATACACGTCAAAAGCACACAGCAATCAATGCAGCAGCAGATTTTGTCG GTGATGGACATGAAGAGCTTTTGGCTGCCGCAAATGCTGTAGTTAATTCTG CTCATTGCTTCTCCAGTGAATTCTGGACGCAAATGGAGCCATATTTTAGTTTGCTATCTGATGCCGACATAGCTTTCCTGAAGCAACAG GGCAACATTGAATCTTATGTGACAACTCCAGCTCAAGTTCCTTCTAGTGTAGATGGTAGCACTACTGTTGCTAATGCGCATGAAAGAGTTGAATGTGAACCAAGGAGAGGTGACTTTTGTCCAGAACAATTTGTGCCAGGAACTGGAGATCATGCTGCAATTCCCCTCTGCCAGACACTCTTAGCAGCGTTGATTGCAGAGGAGGATTCTAGCAGTGTAAATGAAGACCTTACATTTGATTCATATGGAGTTGATTTCAATCTGGGTGCAGAGGTGGAATCCAATGGTTTGGATTATCAATCACAAGATAACATTCAGTTTGCTGGGCATACTGCTTTTAATGGTTATAGGATTACTGGGAGACCAGGATATGATGAGCCAGAAGGTGTAGTGGGCATCCCAAGCAAAGCAATCAATTCGGACTTTGGTCATTCGCGAAATGGTTTCCTTTCAGACCCAGCAGTGATGCCTGGACTTTCCTGTTCAGAATTTCAGTATGGTAACATGTCGTTTGATGAAAAACTTCTCTTGGAGGTTCAAAGTGTTGGAATTTTTCCAGAACTAGAG CCTGATATGACACAGACGGAGGATGAAGGAATTGATGAGGAAATCAGGAAACTAGAGGAGAAGCACCGTGAACAG ATCTCCAAGAAGAAAGGTTTGCTGGATAGACTGATGAGGTCTGCCTCCATAGCAGAAGAATTCCGAGAAAA GGAGCTTGAACAGCGTGCCCTTGACAAACTTGTTGGAATGGCTTACGAAAAGTATATG AATTCTTGGGGTCCTAATGCTACTGGTGGGAAAAGCTCCAGTAATAAAATGGCCAAGCAAGCTTCCTTAGCATTTGTTAAGCGGACATTAGACCGATGTCGTGAATttgaaaagacagggaaaagcTGTTTCAGTGAACCCTTATATAGGGATATACTTCTTTCTGGCACGGGACAAGCAGAGGCTATTGCAGAGGGTGGTAATGCCTCCAGAGTTTCCG CTTCCATGGGTTCCCAGCCAAGCCATTCACAGTTTAGTCAGAATGCGGATAATCTTAGTGTCATCTCTTCAGATGTGCTTCAACCTTTAAATAACTTAAGTGAACAAAATGCTGGTATAGAAGAGACGTGGTCCAACAGGGTCAAGAAGAGGGAATTATCACTTGATGCCGTAGGGAATAATATTGGAACTGCAAATGCTGCATCGGGTATGGGAGGTTCTTTAACGAGCAGTGCAAAAGGAAAGAGGAGTGAGAGGGATAGAGACGGAAAAGGGCACAACAGAGAGGTGCAGTCTAGAAATGGAACTACAAAAAGTGGTCGGCCAGCGGTATCTAATGTCAAGGGGGAAAGAAAGTCAAAGACGAAGCCTAAGCAGAAAACTCAACTATCTATTTCAGTGAATGGCCTCCTTGGCAAGCCATCAGGGCAACCTAAACCAGCATTGCCATCTGGATCAAAGTCAGGTGAAATGACTACCAGTAACAATGCCAAGGATAAGGATGAGTTTTCCATGGATGTAATGGAGGACCCCATTGACCTGTCTCACCTGCAATTACCGGGAATGGATGTATTAGGTGGCCCTGACGATATTGATGGCCAAGGACAGGATTTGGGTTCGTGGTTGAATATCGATGATGACAATTTACAAGATCATGATTTTATGGGTCTTGAAATTCCAATGGACGACCTCTCAGACTTAAATATGATGGTTTGA